TCGTGGCCGCGGCATCGCTCTGCGCATCGGCCGAGGCCGCGCCACCTTCCGCGCCGTTGGCCACACGCCCCGCCGCGCCACTGACGCGGGCGACGCCGTTGGCGAGCAGCGCCAGGTCACGCTGCAGCGCGTCGAACAGCGTGTTGAGGCTCTGCGCGATCAGGCCCAGTTCGTCGGCGCGGCCGACCGGCACCCGCAGCGTGAAGTCGTGATCGCGACCGATGCGGGTCACGGTATCGAGCACCCGTGTCAGCGCGCCGGAGATGCTGCGGACCAGCAGCGCACCCAGCACGCCGACCACCGCAATGCCGAGCACGATCACCGCACTGACCTGCAGGCGGCCGCGGCTTGCGCTTTCGGCGGCGGCGGCCGCTTCGGCTGCGGAGCGTCTGGCGTTGAAGTCGGCATGCGCGCGCAGCGCGGCAAGTGCTATTGCCCCCGCGGGCAGCAGGTCGTTCTCGACGGCGTGGCGCGCGGCGTCATCCAGATTCTTGCGAGACAGCGCGAGCACCTCGGGCACGACTTCGAGGAAGGCCTTCACGGTCTCGCGGTCGGCCTTCATCAGGCGCGCTTCGTCGGACCCCGACAGGCGCTTCTCCTGAGACGCGAGCGCCTTGTCGAGATCGGCAAGATCGGCCGCAAGCGTCTTTTCGATCGCATCCTTCTTCGCGTCGGCGATGTTGGTCATGTGACTCAGCACATCCACCTGCACGCGCAGCAGCGCGGATTCGGCGCCGGCGGTCGCACCGATCGCCGGAATCGTCTCACCGTTGGCGATGCAAAGCGCCCGGTCGAGCGCACGGACCGCGAACATCCCCGCCGCACCGACGAGCAGCAGGGCCAGGGCTGCAGCCCCGACCATCGCCCACAGGCGCAGCGAGATTCCCTTGTTCTTCATGGCAGGCTCCCCCCTACCGCGTCGATACGCGGAGCGGCGGATGAGCGCCGCTCCGACCAGATCCGTACGGTGCTCAGTTGGCCCCGTCGCGGATGAACTCGACGTCGTCGAAGTTGCCCCAGTTGCCGGTCTGGCCATCGACCGCAACACCCACCGTGCAGCTGCCGTTCGTCACCTTGATGCCGGTGACGACGTACTGCGCCCACTTCTGCCAGCCGGTGTTGGTGATGGCCTTGGTGTAGCGCTTGCCGTCGCCGCAGTCGCGGGCCAGCACTTCGATCGCCTTCTCGCCACCGCCGCCGGCCGCCCAGATCTTCAGGCTGTAAGTGCCGTTCGGGATGCCGGTGTAGCTGCGCGTGGCTTCGAACTTGAAGGGTTCGCCGAGCCAGTAGTGCATCGACTGCTGGCCGGTCTTCGCATTGCCCGGGTTGCGTTCGTTGCTGACCGCTGCGGTAGAGCCAGCGATGTTCCAGCCTTCGAGCTTGCCGTTCTCGAAGCTCGGGTCTTCGATCAGGTTGCGGCGCGGCACCACCGCGACGTTGGCCTCGACCGCAACGTCGTGGTTGCTCAGGTGGCCCTTGAGCACGAAGTTGCCGGCTTCCTTGAGCTTGTCGGCCGGCACGTCGTCCCAGCTCACCCAGGCGTCGCGCTGTGCGTCATCCGAGAAGGAGACGCGGATCTTCTCCGGCGGCGTGAAGACTTCGCCGATGTAGGTGGTCAGCTTCTGCGCGGCGATCGGCAGCAGCTTGGGCACATCGGCCTCGCTGCCGGCTTCGCGGACACGCTTGAACACCGCCAGCGAGGGCAGCGCGCGACCCTTGAAGTCGAACATCGCCTGGTTGTCCCACGCGTTGCCTTCGCCGGTGCGCCAGCCTGCGCCCTTGACCGGGATCCAGCCCGGCTCCCAGTAGAAGAGGCCGGCGCCGCGCGAGCCCGGCACCTGCGCCATCGCATTGATCAGGTCACGCACCAGGCTGGTCTGCCCCTGCACCGTGGCGCGGTAGCCGACGCTCTTCTGCATGTCCCTGTTGAAGAGGTTCGGGAAGCCGTCGCCGTCTTCCGTCGTGAAGGCGTAGGCGGTTTCCATCAGTACCACCTCCTTCGCGTAGCGCGAGGAGATGTCGTCGACGTTGGTCTGGAAGTCTTCCAGCGTGCCGTGCCAGTACGGGTAGAACGAGAGGCCGATGATGTCGTAGTCGACACCCTTCTTTGTCAGCAGATCGAAGACGCGGCGGTACAGGTCGTTGGTGGCGCCGTTGGCCAGATGCACCGCGATCTTCATCTGGCGCGAGGGGTCCGCTTCGCGCGCGGCCTTGATGCCCTGCGACAGCAGTGCGACAAAACCGTCGTCACCACCGATCTGCTCTTCGGGTTTTGCCTTCCAGGTCTTGCCGTCCGGCCACAGCATGCCGCCGTTGAGTTCGTTGCCGATCTGCACCATGTCGGGCGAGGCCTTGGCTTCGCGCATCGCCTTGAGCACGTCGGCGGTGTAGTCATGCACCGCCTTCTCGAGCTCGGCGCCCTTCAGGTTGGCCCAGGCGGCCGGTTTGTTCTGCTTGTCGGGGTCGACCCAGAAGTCGCTGTAGTGGAAGTCGAGCAGCACCTTCAGGCCCAGCGCCTTGGCGCGCGTGGCCATGCGGATCGTCGCCGCGAGGTCGTTGTTGCCGCCGCCGACCGGCTCGCCCTTGCGCGAGAGGGTCTTGCCACCCTCGACGACGTCGGCCGCATTGACCGGGTTGTTCCACAGGCGCAGGCGGATCCAGTTGACGCCGTTTTCCTTCAGGATCGCGAAGATGTCCTTCTGCTGACCCTGCGCGTCGTAGAACTTGGCACCGAGGCGCTCGAGCTGGTCGGTCATCGAGACGTCGGCGCCCATCATGAAGTCGGCGCGCAGATCCTGCACCGGCTGCACTGTCACGGTGGACGGTGCGGCGGCAGACTGCGCCAGCGGTGCGGCGAAGGCACACAGCGCGGCGATCGCCAGCGCGCTCAGTCGGAAACCTTGTTTGGCCATGTTGGTTTGTCCCCTGTCGTTATCGCTATGGGTGGTCGATTTCTGTTTGCTAAGGATGAGCGCCGCCTGCACCCACCGCGCAACGGCGGGCGCAAGGCAGACGGATGTCGGTTGCTTCAGCCCTTGACGGCCCCGGAGGTGAGGCCCGAGACGAGCCACTTCTGGGTCACGAGGAACAGCACGGTCAGCGGCATGCCGGCGAGGATCGCGGTGGCCGCGAAGTCCCCCCACAGGTAGCGCTGGTTGAAGAGGAACAATCGGGAACCGATCGCCAGCGTCAGCTTGTCTTCGTCGTGCATCAGCACCGAGGCGACCGGGTACTCGATCATGCCGCCGAGGAAGGCGAGCACGAAGACCACGACCAGGATCGGCACCGCCATCGGCAGCAGTACATGCACGAACGCCTGGAAGGGTGTTGCGCCATCGACCGACGCGGCCTCTTCAAGCTCGCGCGGCACGCTGTCGTAGTAGCCCTTGATCAGCCAGATGTGCTGCGCGACGCCGCCGGTGTAGGCCAGCGCAAGGCTCCAGTGGCTGTTGAGGCCGAGCCAGGGCACGAAGTCGCCGATGCGGTCGAACAGCGCGTAGATCGCCACCAGCGCGAGCACCGACGGGAACATCTGCAGCAGCAGCAGCGCGTTGAGCATCGTGTCGCGGCCGCGGAAGCGCATGCGGGCGAATGCGTAGGCGCTGGTGATCGACAGGATCAGCGAGATCGAAGCCGACAGCAGCGCGACCTTCATCGAGTTGATGATCCACTGCAGCACCGGGAAGGGCGGCTTGACCAGCGCGCCGTCGGCATCGACGTAGGACATGCCGAGCGCGAGCTTCCAGTGTTCGAAGCTGATGTGCGAGGGGATCAGGTTGCCGCCGGCGAAGTTGCCCGGACGCAGCGAGATCGACACGATCATCAGGAACGGCATCACCGTCATCAGGATGAACAGGATCATCGCGGCGTGGGTGGCAAACACGCGCCAGCGGTGCGATTTTTTCAGGACGATAGCCATGTCATCAGCTCCTTCAGGCGTTGGCGTCGTTGACCTTGAACAGGCGCAGGTTGACCACCGCCAGCGTGGCGACGATCAGGAACACGATCGAGGCGATCGCACAGGCCAGCGCGTAGTTCTGGCCCGAATCCTGGAACGCGATGCGGTAGGTGTAGGACGCGAGCAGGTCGGTCGCGCCCACCGGCACCTGGGTGTCGAGGTAGTCAGGCGCGCCGTTGGTCAGCAGCGCGATCAGCGTGAGGTTGTTGAAGTTGAACGCGAAGGACGCGATCAGCAACGGTGCGATCGGGCGCGAGATCAGCGGCAGCGTGATGCGGAAGAAGTTCGTCAGCGGGCCGGCACCGGCCAGCGCGGAGGCTTCGTACAGC
This region of Niveibacterium umoris genomic DNA includes:
- a CDS encoding methyl-accepting chemotaxis protein; amino-acid sequence: MKNKGISLRLWAMVGAAALALLLVGAAGMFAVRALDRALCIANGETIPAIGATAGAESALLRVQVDVLSHMTNIADAKKDAIEKTLAADLADLDKALASQEKRLSGSDEARLMKADRETVKAFLEVVPEVLALSRKNLDDAARHAVENDLLPAGAIALAALRAHADFNARRSAAEAAAAAESASRGRLQVSAVIVLGIAVVGVLGALLVRSISGALTRVLDTVTRIGRDHDFTLRVPVGRADELGLIAQSLNTLFDALQRDLALLANGVARVSGAAGRVANGAEGGAASADAQSDAAATMAAAMQQLTVSVAHIGDRAAEAHALSHESGELAHSGGEVIQRTLDDIAQIAAAVDAASERIRVLGADSDRISSVVAVIREVAEQTNLLALNAAIEAARAGEQGRGFAVVADEVRKLAERTASSTREIAGMVEAIRGGARAAVEGMDHAVACVSEGVARANDASAAVQRIAVANLNAEARVTEISDAIREQGSTSVAVAQRVEQIAQMAEAASRSSSEAAALARELDSLSGDMRQALAGYTLA
- a CDS encoding glycosyl hydrolase 53 family protein, with the protein product MAKQGFRLSALAIAALCAFAAPLAQSAAAPSTVTVQPVQDLRADFMMGADVSMTDQLERLGAKFYDAQGQQKDIFAILKENGVNWIRLRLWNNPVNAADVVEGGKTLSRKGEPVGGGNNDLAATIRMATRAKALGLKVLLDFHYSDFWVDPDKQNKPAAWANLKGAELEKAVHDYTADVLKAMREAKASPDMVQIGNELNGGMLWPDGKTWKAKPEEQIGGDDGFVALLSQGIKAAREADPSRQMKIAVHLANGATNDLYRRVFDLLTKKGVDYDIIGLSFYPYWHGTLEDFQTNVDDISSRYAKEVVLMETAYAFTTEDGDGFPNLFNRDMQKSVGYRATVQGQTSLVRDLINAMAQVPGSRGAGLFYWEPGWIPVKGAGWRTGEGNAWDNQAMFDFKGRALPSLAVFKRVREAGSEADVPKLLPIAAQKLTTYIGEVFTPPEKIRVSFSDDAQRDAWVSWDDVPADKLKEAGNFVLKGHLSNHDVAVEANVAVVPRRNLIEDPSFENGKLEGWNIAGSTAAVSNERNPGNAKTGQQSMHYWLGEPFKFEATRSYTGIPNGTYSLKIWAAGGGGEKAIEVLARDCGDGKRYTKAITNTGWQKWAQYVVTGIKVTNGSCTVGVAVDGQTGNWGNFDDVEFIRDGAN
- the malG gene encoding maltose ABC transporter permease MalG, with amino-acid sequence MAIVLKKSHRWRVFATHAAMILFILMTVMPFLMIVSISLRPGNFAGGNLIPSHISFEHWKLALGMSYVDADGALVKPPFPVLQWIINSMKVALLSASISLILSITSAYAFARMRFRGRDTMLNALLLLQMFPSVLALVAIYALFDRIGDFVPWLGLNSHWSLALAYTGGVAQHIWLIKGYYDSVPRELEEAASVDGATPFQAFVHVLLPMAVPILVVVFVLAFLGGMIEYPVASVLMHDEDKLTLAIGSRLFLFNQRYLWGDFAATAILAGMPLTVLFLVTQKWLVSGLTSGAVKG